The stretch of DNA CGATGAATTGGGTCATGAGGAGAGCTCCGATGAGAGTGCCTTCGCTCAAGCCAAGTTCTACTTTACCGAATATCGTCGACATCGCGACTATAGTTTGTATGGCGTCGTTATAAATAAGAAACGCTATTAAAAACAGGGTCAGCTGTTTGTACTTCCTGATTTCCCGGAGCGTCCTCATTATGGTCTGAAAACCCATAGACAGATAACTCTTCCCCGCCGGGAGAGACTTGCCACCGCGTTCCCGCACAAACACAAATATTGGAATCGCCATAACAGCCCACCAGACCCCCACCGTAACAAAACCAACTCTGGTTCCGATTACCCTGTCGCTCAATCCGAAGAAGTCATGCTTCGTGATCAAAAGTAAATTCAGTATGAGGAGAAGACCACCGCCGAGGTAGCCGAAAGCGAACCCCTTACCCGATACCCAATTGATATCATCTTCCTTAGCGATCGTCGGAAGGAAGGCATTATAAAATACGTTTCCGCCGGCGAATCCGATGTTTGCCACTAAAAATAGAAACATGGCGAGCAGATAATCCCCGGACTCGACGAAGTATAGAAGCGTCGTAAATATGCAGCCGAGATAACAATAAACTGCCAAGAATTTTTTCTTGGACCCCGAATAATCGGCTATCGCGCCGAGAATAGGAGAGGAGAATGCGACAATTAATAAACTGAAGGAGACAGTGTACGCCCACAGCGAAGTAGCGGGGAAGAGGATTTCTCTCCCGAACAGAGATACAATGACCCCTCCATCGGGTACTAAACTCGCAAAATATATAGGCAGGACTGCTGCGAGAATTGTGGTGGCGAAGGCGGAATTGGCGAAATCGTACATCGCCCATCCGAATATCTCACGACGTTTGGATTTATCCATCTCCATCAGATAAATCCGTTCATTGTTTCAGGTATGGAGTCATAACAATTGGTGTTAAAGATAAGCCGATGTCTGAAGCAGGGCAAGATGTTAATTAACGACATACAATCTTGTTTGTTGTCAGAGTTTTCTTGCCAAAACGGCGACGGCTTTGCCCGAATAAACTTTTCCTTCAAGCGGGGAAGTAGCTTCAAGGTAAATGATGTATATTCCTATCGGTAGTTTACGCTGTCTCCCGTCGAGCCCGTCCCATGTATAAGTTCCCTCTGAACCGGCGGAGGCGGATGAGATCAATCTTCGGACCCGTCTTCCGATTGAATCGAATATGTATATATCGAGAGTGACAGACCGGGAAGGGAGTTTGTATTCTATCTCCAAAAGATCATCGAACCCGTCCCCGTCGGGAGAGAACGGATTTGGATTAAGCGTGATTTGGAGATCGTTAGTGACTATCGGCTTTGATACGCTGTTCTCTTTTCCCGGAGTGCCTCCGAGCAGTTCAACGGAGCTGAGCCAATTGTCCGGTGAGTTCGAGTTGGAAAACGGGTCGATTCTTTCAACTGAAACTCCCCTGCTCCCTCCAAGGCTCGGAGAATATGCCACACGGTCGATCACTTCATCAGCCGGACTGAAAAGAAAAACCTCGTCGCCGTCATTGTTCAAGCGCGGAAATCCTGAACCGGCAATATAAGTTTTAAGACTCTCCTCCCCAAAGAACCGGACATGGTTGGAGTCTGCGGCGAAAACAAAGTAATCGCCCGGAAGTATGGCTGTTCCGCTATCAACTATTTTATATCGGCGGGAGCTGTCCGCATCCGAGACCGACCAGCCGTCGAGAAAAACGATTTCATCGGTTGTGTTGTAAATTTCGATGTACTCCGATTG from Candidatus Neomarinimicrobiota bacterium encodes:
- a CDS encoding MFS transporter, with the protein product MDKSKRREIFGWAMYDFANSAFATTILAAVLPIYFASLVPDGGVIVSLFGREILFPATSLWAYTVSFSLLIVAFSSPILGAIADYSGSKKKFLAVYCYLGCIFTTLLYFVESGDYLLAMFLFLVANIGFAGGNVFYNAFLPTIAKEDDINWVSGKGFAFGYLGGGLLLILNLLLITKHDFFGLSDRVIGTRVGFVTVGVWWAVMAIPIFVFVRERGGKSLPAGKSYLSMGFQTIMRTLREIRKYKQLTLFLIAFLIYNDAIQTIVAMSTIFGKVELGLSEGTLIGALLMTQFIALPGSLVFAKIATRFGAKNSIMLTLFVWSAIVIYAYFIETALEFWVLAGTAGLVLGGTQAISRSLYASFIPKQNSAEFFGFFAISNKFASILGPLTFALVGQLFGSARASISSLIVFLIIGMIVLSRVNPEEGVRQSKIAILPNEE
- a CDS encoding lamin tail domain-containing protein, which produces SAEIDLAVTRIYIEPEPPSFGQQFVLFAFIENRGTRTADEFTVTFFADSDNDSAYSTGELLLPPFTNSAALEPGDSVSFSAEMTDFKWSSVRVGVLASIEGDEKPSNDSYFIEISLAFGSNMVVINEIMYDPFVEGEAFSPQSEYIEIYNTTDEIVFLDGWSVSDADSSRRYKIVDSGTAILPGDYFVFAADSNHVRFFGEESLKTYIAGSGFPRLNNDGDEVFLFSPADEVIDRVAYSPSLGGSRGVSVERIDPFSNSNSPDNWLSSVELLGGTPGKENSVSKPIVTNDLQITLNPNPFSPDGDGFDDLLEIEYKLPSRSVTLDIYIFDSIGRRVRRLISSASAGSEGTYTWDGLDGRQRKLPIGIYIIYLEATSPLEGKVYSGKAVAVLARKL